One Idiomarina loihiensis L2TR genomic window carries:
- a CDS encoding S9 family peptidase: protein MLLRAVGGMALAVWAADIDAREMTLMETVTTKAIRSAQLSPDGQFTAVIRSTPRTPYEDDDGSSYSELVLINAEGEETSYLSKDKKFGRVSFGPQSEYLYFTAKEEGDEYQELYRMPVHGGGIQSVFEFDGNIGSYALSDDSEQLVFLSSGAKDSDEEKLEKKGFKAEVYEEDLTYTQVYHVSLGEEDAEAKAVTADDQHALSVSFHPNNEQLLVRTAPTSLIDDNYMSSQYQLISLDGEVVTSFESESKLGRAEFSPDGRYLAMIRAADYNDPSAGSLFVYDTREQEHRNVLPDYKGAVKDFSWRTDEEIIWLGHRGTETEVQALTLKFLESRSLLELGEAIFTSLDGEAGKSEFVLTGHRPSHPSEAFKYSNGRLERLTDSNPWLAEIDMPRQETMTYKARDGLKLEGIVVYPTNYEEGKTYPTMMVIHGGPESHYSNGWLDRYASPVKHAAAKGYALLFPNYRGSTGRGVEFSKLGQNDYAGKEFDDIVDAKKHLVEIGLADESSVGITGGSYGGYASAWGATAQTEHFAASVMFVGISDNLSKFGTTDIAKEMHAVHARSYPWDKWEWYLERSPIYHAEKARTPILIMHGKEDTRVHPSQSMELYRYLKTHGKVPVRLVLYPGEGHGNRKVAAQLDYSMRFMRWMDTFLVEKAEEKPSFELPHAEQLK, encoded by the coding sequence ATGCTTTTACGTGCTGTAGGCGGTATGGCATTAGCGGTCTGGGCGGCAGATATTGATGCCCGCGAGATGACGCTAATGGAAACCGTAACCACCAAAGCCATTCGTTCGGCTCAACTGTCGCCGGATGGTCAGTTCACTGCGGTTATCCGCTCAACACCCCGTACTCCGTACGAAGATGACGACGGCTCCAGCTACAGTGAGTTAGTGCTTATTAACGCTGAAGGCGAAGAAACGTCTTACCTGAGTAAAGACAAAAAGTTCGGCCGGGTCAGCTTTGGTCCGCAAAGCGAATACCTGTACTTTACTGCCAAAGAAGAAGGCGATGAGTATCAGGAGCTTTACCGCATGCCTGTGCACGGCGGCGGTATTCAGTCGGTGTTTGAATTTGACGGCAATATTGGCAGCTACGCGTTGAGTGATGACAGCGAGCAACTGGTCTTTTTGTCTTCAGGCGCGAAAGACAGCGATGAAGAAAAACTTGAAAAGAAAGGCTTTAAAGCCGAAGTCTACGAAGAAGACTTAACCTATACTCAGGTTTACCATGTTTCATTGGGGGAGGAAGACGCAGAAGCCAAAGCGGTTACCGCCGACGACCAGCACGCGCTTTCGGTTAGCTTCCACCCGAATAACGAACAGCTACTGGTTCGTACCGCACCAACTTCGCTTATCGATGACAATTACATGAGCAGCCAATATCAGCTTATTAGTCTGGACGGCGAAGTAGTCACTTCGTTTGAAAGTGAAAGCAAGCTTGGTCGTGCAGAATTTTCACCGGACGGTCGTTATTTGGCCATGATCCGCGCTGCTGACTACAACGATCCTTCTGCTGGTTCTTTATTTGTTTACGACACTCGCGAGCAAGAGCACCGCAACGTGTTGCCTGACTACAAAGGCGCAGTCAAAGACTTTAGCTGGCGTACCGATGAAGAAATTATCTGGCTGGGTCATCGTGGCACCGAAACCGAAGTTCAGGCATTAACGCTTAAGTTTTTAGAAAGCCGCAGCCTGTTAGAGTTGGGTGAAGCCATTTTCACCAGCCTGGACGGCGAAGCCGGCAAATCTGAATTTGTTTTAACCGGTCACCGTCCTAGCCACCCGAGCGAAGCATTCAAATACAGCAATGGTCGTCTGGAGCGTTTAACCGACTCTAACCCCTGGCTGGCCGAGATCGATATGCCTCGTCAGGAAACCATGACTTATAAAGCACGCGACGGGCTTAAGCTGGAAGGTATTGTGGTTTACCCAACCAACTACGAAGAAGGCAAGACCTACCCGACCATGATGGTGATTCACGGTGGTCCTGAGTCGCATTACAGCAACGGCTGGTTAGATCGCTATGCGTCGCCGGTTAAACATGCTGCAGCCAAAGGTTATGCCCTGCTCTTCCCGAATTACCGTGGCAGTACCGGTCGTGGTGTTGAGTTCTCTAAGCTGGGTCAGAACGACTACGCCGGTAAAGAGTTTGACGACATTGTCGATGCCAAGAAACACTTGGTCGAAATCGGTTTAGCCGATGAGTCGAGCGTGGGTATTACCGGCGGGTCTTACGGTGGTTACGCGTCGGCCTGGGGCGCAACAGCACAGACCGAGCATTTCGCTGCCAGCGTTATGTTTGTAGGTATCAGCGACAACTTATCTAAGTTTGGTACCACCGACATTGCCAAGGAAATGCATGCCGTACATGCCCGTAGCTATCCGTGGGACAAGTGGGAATGGTACTTAGAGCGCAGCCCAATTTATCACGCAGAAAAGGCGCGTACGCCAATTCTTATTATGCATGGTAAAGAGGACACCCGCGTTCATCCATCACAGTCCATGGAATTGTACCGTTATCTGAAAACTCACGGCAAGGTACCGGTTCGTTTGGTGTTATACCCCGGCGAAGGCCATGGTAACCGCAAAGTGGCGGCACAGCTGGACTACAGCATGCGCTTTATGCGCTGGATGGATACCTTCCTGGTAGAAAAAGCAGAAGAGAAGCCATCGTTTGAGCTGCCGCACGCTGAACAGCTTAAGTAA
- the fabR gene encoding HTH-type transcriptional repressor FabR: MAGIRAKQKEKTRQALINAAMNQLSAENGFSSLSLREVAREAGIAPTSFYRHFRDMDELGLTLVDECGLALRQLLRQARQRIESGGSIIRVSIETFMQFVANNTATFRLLLQERSGRSRSFRLAVVREIDHFKAELEDYLVNEQSFSRELAELQSDTIAKIVFSAGADCFDVDEEEREIITEKTILQVRLVARGAEATRRLLKRES; this comes from the coding sequence ATGGCCGGAATTCGCGCAAAGCAGAAAGAGAAAACCCGACAGGCGTTAATTAACGCGGCAATGAACCAATTAAGCGCCGAAAACGGTTTCTCCAGTTTGAGCCTGCGTGAGGTTGCCCGTGAAGCCGGTATTGCTCCTACTTCTTTTTATCGACATTTTCGCGACATGGATGAGTTAGGGCTTACTTTGGTGGACGAATGCGGTCTGGCTTTACGCCAACTATTACGCCAGGCGCGTCAGCGCATTGAATCCGGCGGCTCTATTATTCGGGTATCTATAGAAACTTTTATGCAATTTGTGGCAAACAATACCGCCACCTTCAGATTATTGCTGCAGGAGCGTTCCGGTCGTTCACGCAGTTTCCGTTTGGCGGTAGTGCGCGAAATAGATCACTTCAAGGCGGAACTGGAGGACTATTTAGTTAACGAGCAGTCGTTTAGCCGCGAATTGGCCGAGTTACAGTCGGACACTATTGCCAAAATTGTATTCAGCGCCGGAGCCGACTGCTTTGACGTAGACGAAGAAGAACGCGAAATTATTACCGAAAAAACGATTCTGCAAGTTCGCTTAGTTGCCCGGGGCGCCGAAGCGACTCGCCGATTACTAAAACGAGAGTCATAA
- a CDS encoding fatty acid desaturase, producing MQKISEKPPIIWLNTLVFSITFIVAIVGVPLYAYSVGIGAAFWWVMLGTACFAGLSITAGYHRLWAHRTYDANPVIRFIFAIGGAVALQNSALHWSSDHREHHKHVDDNDKDPYSAKRGFWYSHIGWMIREYQASRYTDYDNVKDLQKDPIVMWQHKYYLPLTLFVNFGWPIAAGFMLGDVWAGLLVIGVLRLVLNHHTTFFINSLAHIWGKQPYTDKNTARDNGVLAFLTFGEGYHNYHHIFAADYRNGIRWWQFDPTKWLIVASKWLGLAKNLKRSSPYQVERAKLQMQLKRAQLKAQAAPESLFERAQEHYDQMGQQLKAYYQARKKLLDTKAKALKEHVHHDIDALKRQVDEMKASLEMQKRSWKALLNQIQQHA from the coding sequence ATGCAAAAGATTTCTGAAAAGCCCCCCATTATCTGGTTAAACACCCTGGTGTTCTCTATTACCTTTATTGTCGCCATTGTTGGTGTACCTTTATACGCATACAGCGTTGGCATTGGTGCCGCGTTTTGGTGGGTTATGTTGGGCACGGCGTGTTTCGCCGGCTTATCTATTACTGCGGGCTATCATCGCCTGTGGGCGCATCGTACATACGATGCAAACCCGGTAATTCGTTTTATTTTTGCCATTGGCGGTGCGGTTGCGCTGCAGAACAGTGCGCTTCACTGGTCTTCTGACCACCGTGAGCACCACAAGCACGTTGATGACAACGACAAAGACCCGTATTCAGCTAAGCGAGGCTTCTGGTACTCGCATATTGGCTGGATGATCCGTGAATATCAGGCGAGCCGTTATACTGACTACGATAACGTTAAAGACCTGCAGAAAGACCCAATTGTTATGTGGCAGCACAAGTATTACTTGCCGCTAACTCTGTTTGTGAACTTTGGCTGGCCAATTGCCGCCGGTTTCATGCTGGGCGACGTGTGGGCAGGATTGTTGGTTATTGGCGTGTTGCGCCTGGTGCTAAACCACCACACCACTTTCTTTATTAACTCGCTGGCGCATATTTGGGGTAAACAGCCTTATACCGACAAAAACACTGCGCGCGACAATGGCGTGCTGGCGTTTCTGACGTTTGGCGAGGGTTACCATAATTACCACCACATTTTTGCCGCGGATTATCGTAACGGTATTCGCTGGTGGCAGTTCGACCCAACTAAATGGCTGATCGTAGCCAGTAAATGGCTGGGTCTGGCGAAAAACTTAAAGCGCAGCTCGCCGTATCAGGTCGAGCGGGCGAAACTGCAAATGCAGTTAAAACGAGCTCAGCTGAAAGCTCAGGCAGCGCCGGAATCTTTGTTTGAAAGGGCTCAGGAACATTATGACCAGATGGGCCAGCAGTTGAAGGCATATTATCAGGCTCGTAAAAAGCTTCTGGATACTAAAGCTAAAGCCTTGAAAGAACATGTGCATCACGATATTGATGCGTTGAAGCGTCAGGTTGATGAAATGAAGGCTTCGCTGGAAATGCAAAAACGCTCCTGGAAAGCGCTATTAAATCAAATTCAGCAGCACGCGTAA
- a CDS encoding flagellar basal body rod C-terminal domain-containing protein, with translation MEIGAAMNSGLQGMQRANQQVSQASQEIASASTSGRNDVQQQSNAVANGAQAATETASETSQSVTAANTTDSLVSLNQGQTNFESNTRTVETADEMLGTMIDTSA, from the coding sequence ATGGAAATTGGTGCAGCAATGAACTCAGGCCTGCAGGGTATGCAACGTGCAAACCAGCAGGTATCACAAGCGAGTCAGGAAATTGCGTCTGCTTCAACATCGGGTCGTAATGATGTTCAGCAGCAAAGTAATGCCGTTGCAAATGGTGCCCAGGCCGCAACAGAGACTGCGTCTGAAACCAGTCAAAGCGTTACGGCTGCCAATACCACTGATTCTCTGGTTTCACTAAACCAGGGGCAGACCAACTTTGAGTCAAACACCCGTACGGTAGAAACTGCCGACGAGATGTTGGGCACAATGATTGATACCAGCGCTTAA
- a CDS encoding putative metalloprotease CJM1_0395 family protein: MNRDNLQRPLVNEPAKSDQSSNKADTQADRKPDAKADGKPDSKKATDKASKEVTDNAEKNQQKLSEEEVEKVDELKSRDQEVRVHEQAHAAVGGQHAGSPSYEYERGPDGKSYAVGGEVQIDVSPVNGDPQATIQKMQLVRRAALAPAQPSAADRSIAAEAANKATQARAELAQMQVEASESGEEGEKQNPDISINAPFNKSLEGENKGGSSSQSASSGAVTPAEEGRKTLSSSERGEMISSFYDKRVRPSVDSFSATA; encoded by the coding sequence ATGAACAGGGATAATTTGCAGCGGCCGTTGGTGAACGAACCTGCCAAATCTGATCAATCCAGTAATAAAGCCGATACCCAGGCTGACAGAAAACCCGACGCGAAAGCGGATGGAAAGCCTGACAGCAAAAAAGCCACCGACAAAGCTAGCAAAGAAGTTACTGACAATGCTGAAAAGAATCAGCAGAAGCTCAGTGAAGAAGAAGTTGAAAAAGTCGATGAGCTAAAAAGCCGTGATCAGGAAGTTCGTGTACACGAACAAGCCCACGCGGCAGTTGGCGGCCAGCATGCTGGCTCGCCTTCCTATGAATACGAACGCGGGCCTGACGGTAAGTCTTATGCTGTGGGCGGCGAAGTTCAAATAGATGTCAGCCCGGTTAACGGTGATCCGCAAGCGACCATTCAAAAAATGCAGTTGGTACGTCGCGCGGCATTAGCGCCGGCACAACCTTCTGCTGCCGACCGTTCAATTGCTGCCGAAGCGGCTAATAAAGCCACGCAGGCTCGGGCGGAATTAGCCCAAATGCAAGTTGAGGCAAGCGAAAGCGGTGAGGAAGGCGAGAAACAAAACCCCGATATCAGTATTAACGCGCCGTTTAATAAAAGTCTGGAAGGTGAAAATAAAGGCGGTTCTAGTAGCCAATCCGCGTCATCAGGTGCTGTAACACCTGCCGAAGAAGGTAGAAAAACGCTTTCATCGTCCGAACGTGGCGAAATGATTTCTTCATTTTACGATAAGCGCGTTCGTCCTTCCGTGGACTCATTCAGCGCTACCGCTTAA
- a CDS encoding Tex family protein — MSQIPQLLANELKVDERQISSVIQLLDEGSTVPFIARYRKEVTGGLDDTQLRQLHQRLNYLRELDDRRQVILKSIDEQGKLTDELTQSIKTADSKTELEDLYLPYKPKRRTKGQIAIEAGLEPLADLLWKDPTKNPEQAAAEYIDADKGFADAKAVLDGARAILMERFAEQAELLKRLRSHLWQNAHLTSTVAAGKEKEGAKFRDYFEFSELFKTIPSHRTLALLRGRNEGFLQLSMDADPGSEDTTSGSHCEVIIADFLNFEHKGRAADDWLRQVIQWTWRVKLSLHMETELMARVRERAEEAAIQVFASNLKDLLMAAPAGAKTTMGLDPGVRTGVKVAVVDETGKAVATNTVFPFQPQNQMDKAMRTLATLCKQYKVELISIGNGTHSRETDKMVGDMLKQHSDIKATKVIVNEAGASVYSASELAAQEFPNMDVSLRGAVSIARRLQDPLAELVKIEPKSIGVGQYQHDVSQSQLAQSLDAVVEDCVNAVGVDANMASAALLQRVSGLSKTLAKNLVEHRDAHGAFRNRKQLLDVARMGPKAFEQAAGFLRISNGEQPLDASSVHPEAYTVVERIAKTNSIPVQELIGNQQLIKTLNAKDYTDERFGLPTVTDILSELEKPGRDPRPEFKMAEFKEGVEKVSDLKPGMLLEGVVTNVANFGAFIDVGVHQDGLVHISALADKFVSDPREVVKAGDIVKVKVLEVDIERKRIGLTMRLSDEAPANTAGSDKPKAKTGSGPKKKPSGNGGRAPQPQNSAMGSALADAFAKAKKD; from the coding sequence ATGAGCCAGATACCGCAATTACTTGCTAATGAACTGAAGGTTGATGAACGCCAGATTTCGTCTGTTATCCAGTTGCTGGATGAAGGCTCAACGGTGCCCTTTATTGCGCGCTACCGTAAGGAAGTGACCGGCGGTTTAGACGATACGCAATTGCGCCAGCTGCATCAGCGTCTTAACTACCTGCGCGAGCTGGATGACCGCCGCCAGGTGATACTCAAGTCCATTGACGAGCAAGGCAAACTGACCGACGAACTAACTCAGAGCATTAAAACAGCTGACTCTAAAACCGAGCTGGAAGATTTATACCTGCCCTACAAACCGAAGCGTCGCACCAAGGGTCAAATTGCCATTGAAGCAGGGCTTGAGCCGCTGGCAGACTTGCTGTGGAAAGACCCAACAAAGAACCCGGAACAGGCCGCGGCAGAATACATTGACGCCGACAAAGGTTTTGCCGATGCGAAAGCGGTTTTAGACGGTGCCCGCGCTATTTTAATGGAGCGCTTTGCCGAGCAGGCGGAGTTACTAAAACGCTTACGTTCGCACTTATGGCAGAACGCACACTTAACCAGCACAGTCGCGGCGGGTAAAGAGAAAGAAGGCGCTAAGTTCCGCGACTACTTTGAGTTTTCTGAGCTGTTTAAAACCATCCCCTCGCACCGCACGCTGGCTTTGTTGCGTGGCCGTAACGAAGGCTTTTTACAGCTTTCTATGGACGCGGATCCTGGCAGTGAAGACACAACCTCGGGCTCGCATTGCGAAGTGATTATTGCTGACTTCCTGAATTTTGAACACAAAGGCCGCGCTGCTGACGACTGGTTGCGTCAGGTTATTCAATGGACCTGGCGGGTGAAATTGTCACTGCATATGGAAACAGAGCTAATGGCCCGTGTACGCGAGCGTGCTGAGGAAGCGGCCATTCAGGTATTTGCCAGCAACTTAAAAGACTTACTGATGGCGGCACCTGCCGGGGCTAAAACCACCATGGGCTTAGATCCGGGTGTTCGTACCGGTGTTAAGGTTGCGGTGGTAGACGAAACCGGTAAAGCGGTTGCCACTAACACCGTATTCCCGTTCCAGCCGCAGAACCAAATGGACAAAGCCATGCGTACGCTGGCTACCTTGTGCAAGCAGTACAAAGTGGAGCTTATCAGCATTGGTAACGGCACCCACTCGCGCGAGACCGACAAAATGGTCGGCGACATGCTGAAACAACACAGCGACATTAAAGCCACTAAGGTTATAGTGAACGAAGCCGGTGCTTCGGTTTACTCGGCGTCTGAACTGGCTGCGCAGGAATTCCCGAATATGGACGTGTCGCTACGTGGTGCAGTCTCTATTGCCCGCCGCTTGCAGGATCCGTTGGCAGAGCTGGTGAAGATTGAGCCTAAGTCTATTGGTGTAGGCCAATACCAGCACGACGTGAGTCAGTCACAACTGGCGCAAAGTCTGGATGCGGTGGTTGAAGACTGCGTAAACGCCGTGGGTGTAGATGCCAATATGGCTTCTGCCGCGTTGCTGCAGCGCGTATCCGGCTTATCGAAAACTTTGGCGAAGAACTTAGTTGAGCACCGCGATGCGCATGGTGCGTTCCGTAATCGTAAGCAATTGCTGGATGTTGCGCGCATGGGACCAAAAGCCTTTGAACAGGCAGCAGGCTTCTTACGCATTAGTAACGGCGAACAACCACTGGACGCCTCCTCGGTTCACCCCGAGGCTTATACTGTGGTTGAACGCATTGCCAAAACCAATTCAATTCCGGTACAGGAACTTATTGGTAATCAGCAATTGATTAAAACCTTGAACGCTAAAGACTACACCGATGAGCGCTTTGGTCTGCCAACGGTTACCGACATTTTGTCCGAACTGGAAAAACCCGGCCGCGACCCGCGTCCTGAATTCAAAATGGCAGAGTTTAAAGAAGGCGTTGAGAAAGTCAGTGATCTGAAGCCCGGCATGTTGCTGGAAGGTGTGGTAACTAACGTGGCGAACTTTGGTGCCTTTATTGATGTTGGCGTGCATCAGGACGGTCTGGTGCACATTTCAGCACTGGCGGACAAGTTCGTCAGCGACCCGCGCGAAGTGGTTAAAGCCGGCGACATTGTGAAGGTAAAAGTGCTGGAAGTGGACATTGAGCGTAAACGTATTGGCTTAACCATGCGCCTGAGCGATGAAGCCCCAGCCAATACCGCAGGCAGCGACAAGCCTAAAGCGAAAACCGGAAGCGGACCTAAGAAAAAACCTTCAGGCAATGGTGGTCGTGCGCCACAGCCACAAAACTCAGCAATGGGCAGTGCATTAGCAGACGCCTTTGCAAAAGCGAAGAAAGATTAA
- the greB gene encoding transcription elongation factor GreB: MKTNLITLGGYEKLQQELEHLWRVERRETVEKVSWAASLGDRSENADYKYNKQKLRKIDGRIRYLTKRLEQVKVVYYSPQQDGKVFFGAWVEIEDEEENVRAFQIVGPDEIYDRKDAVSIDSPMARALLKKQVDDEAEVTTQQGTRTWFINKISYQQPA; encoded by the coding sequence ATGAAAACCAATTTAATTACCCTTGGCGGTTATGAAAAGTTGCAACAGGAACTTGAACACCTTTGGCGGGTGGAGCGGCGCGAAACGGTGGAGAAGGTCTCCTGGGCGGCGAGCCTGGGTGACCGGTCAGAGAACGCCGACTACAAATACAACAAGCAAAAGCTACGCAAAATTGATGGCCGCATTCGCTACTTAACCAAGCGTCTGGAGCAGGTGAAGGTGGTGTATTATTCGCCACAACAGGACGGTAAGGTGTTTTTTGGTGCCTGGGTGGAAATTGAGGACGAGGAAGAGAACGTTCGCGCCTTCCAAATTGTGGGACCGGATGAAATTTATGATCGCAAAGACGCGGTGTCTATTGATTCGCCCATGGCGCGTGCCCTGCTGAAAAAGCAGGTAGACGACGAGGCTGAAGTAACGACACAGCAGGGTACTAGGACCTGGTTCATTAATAAGATAAGTTACCAGCAGCCCGCGTAG
- a CDS encoding TIGR02450 family Trp-rich protein, producing MNEINPAKLRNSKWTAVEPLNREKHFLVSEVEYDEDGSVISCKIESVLSRNEYSIDWLELKSEEKWVQGWK from the coding sequence ATGAATGAAATTAACCCAGCCAAACTGCGTAATAGTAAGTGGACTGCAGTAGAGCCGCTTAATCGCGAGAAGCATTTTTTGGTATCAGAAGTTGAGTATGATGAAGACGGATCAGTAATTTCATGCAAAATTGAATCAGTGCTTTCGAGAAATGAATATTCAATCGATTGGCTTGAACTTAAAAGCGAAGAGAAATGGGTTCAAGGTTGGAAGTGA
- a CDS encoding type II toxin-antitoxin system Phd/YefM family antitoxin: MRIVSFTEARNGLKAVLDSVINDADTTVITRRDSEDAVVMSLDYYNSLMETVHLLRSPANAEHLNKSIAQYKEGKAKKRELLDE; this comes from the coding sequence ATGAGAATAGTCTCTTTTACTGAAGCCCGAAATGGCTTAAAAGCAGTGTTGGACAGCGTAATCAACGATGCTGATACAACGGTTATTACCCGTCGTGACTCGGAAGATGCCGTGGTTATGTCTTTAGATTACTACAATAGCCTAATGGAAACGGTTCATTTGCTCCGTTCGCCGGCAAATGCTGAGCATTTGAATAAATCTATTGCTCAATACAAAGAAGGGAAAGCCAAAAAGAGAGAGTTATTAGATGAGTAA
- a CDS encoding Txe/YoeB family addiction module toxin, which translates to MSKRLLSWTDEAWKDYLYWQTQDKKTLKRINRLVADVKRSPFEGIGKPEPLKENLAGFWSRRIDDTNRLVYAADDSAITIISCRYHY; encoded by the coding sequence ATGAGTAAGAGGTTGCTGTCATGGACTGATGAGGCCTGGAAAGACTATTTATATTGGCAGACTCAAGATAAAAAGACACTTAAACGTATCAACAGATTAGTTGCCGATGTTAAAAGATCGCCGTTCGAAGGTATTGGTAAACCTGAGCCGTTAAAAGAAAACCTGGCGGGTTTCTGGTCGCGGCGAATCGATGATACGAATAGACTGGTATACGCAGCCGACGACAGTGCAATTACAATTATTTCTTGTCGTTATCACTACTAA